From a region of the Alnus glutinosa chromosome 1, dhAlnGlut1.1, whole genome shotgun sequence genome:
- the LOC133868095 gene encoding uncharacterized protein LOC133868095 encodes MALQTGMGLSRILILVGAGYTSTILIKNGKFSDLLGELQSLVKGVEKSGDQPDGDSDAIAAQVRRLAMEVRQLASARHITVLNGNSGQIGNLTSLVVPAATLGALGYGYMWWKGFSFSDLMYVTKRNMANAVSNLTKHLENVSEALAATKRHLTQRIANLDDKMEKQNEMSKLIKNDVAEVQKSLCDIGYDLNDLQRLVEGLDGKIGTLEGKQDIANLGVLYLCNFVDGKKGIMPEVLKEQLKITGKSRSLLTYPETPSLKGLKDIADTLAGGMDRSASDAIVQDGVDRLEEQPRPLLRALSTKC; translated from the exons ATGGCTTTGCAAACCGGCATGGGTTTATCTCGGATCCTGATCTTAGTCGGAGCAG GATACACTAGCACGATCCTGATCAAGAACGGTAAATTCTCGGACTTGCTTGGCGAACTTCAG TCATTGGTGAAGGGAGTGGAAAAATCTGGGGATCAACCAGATGGCGATTCTGATGCCATCGCGGCCCAG GTGCGACGATTGGCAATGGAGGTTCGACAATTGGCCTCTGCACGGCATATTACTGTTCTGAATGGGAATAGTGGCCAAATTG GTAACTTAACATCTCTTGTAGTTCCAGCTGCTACCTTGGGGGCATTGGGCTATGGCTACATGTGGTGGAAG GGCTTTTCATTCTCAGATCTTATGTATGTGACAAAGCGTAATATGGCTAATGCTGTTTCAAACTTGACAAAGCATCTGGAGAATGTGTCAGAGGCTCTTGCT GCAACAAAGAGGCACTTGACGCAGCGAATAGCAAACTTGGATGATAAAATGGAAAAGCAGAATGAGATGTCCAAGttaattaagaatgat GTTGCTGAAGTTCAAAAATCTCTTTGTGACATTGGCTATGACTTGAATGACTTACAGAGGCTGGTGGAAGGTTTG gATGGGAAGATAGGTACGCTGGAAggaaaacag GATATTGCTAATCTTGGTGTTCTGTACCTGTGCAACTTTGTTGATGGAAAGAAGGGGATAATGCCTGAAGTTCTGAAG GAGCAACTTAAAATTACTGGGAAATCTCGTAGTTTACTCACATATCCAGAAACTCCAAGTCTGAAG GGTCTTAAGGACATTGCAGACACTTTGGCCGGAGGTATGGATAGGTCAGCATCAGATGCTATTGTGCAAGATGGTGTTGATAGGTTGGAAGAACAGCCGAGACCCCTGCTGAG GGCGCTGTCTACCAAGTGTTGA
- the LOC133868105 gene encoding uncharacterized protein LOC133868105 produces the protein MSSFCSSFRILAPQWRHKNVRFFIFLRSKRKTSFVPSVTSSSTSDDSVPTPKQSQLRYDPSEELFGVDVAPKPRNDSSGAPTPRSWFGPNGQYIRELPCPSCRGRGYTPCTECGIERTRLDCSQCNGKGIMACRQCLGDCVIWEESIDERPWEKARSKSPLKVKEDDEVDNLDIKLGMKKKSKRVYQSQPPEVGLKISRSLKSLNAKTGLFSKRMKIIHSDPKLHAQRVAAIKKAKGTTAARRRASEALKAFFSDPENRRKRSIAMKGVKFYCRNCGREGHRRHYCLELKDSLIDRRFKCRLCGEEGHNRRTCRKSRSSNQGDTVKRNHRCRLCHQSGHNRRTCPQVIGVKLSGTHATRGSPTGSRTCTCQLCRERGHNIRTCPRRIINPSLINPQSEEIKE, from the exons ATGTCTTCATTCTGTTCCTCATTTCGAATTCTGGCACCTCAATGGAGGCACAAAAACGTGCGCTTCTTTATTTTCCTCCGTTCCAAGAGAAAGACTAGCTTCGTCCCAAGCGTCACTTCCTCCTCCACGAGCGACGATTCTGTTCCAACTCCCAAACAAAGccag TTGCGTTATGATCCCTCGGAAGAGCTATTCGGGGTCGATGTCGCTCCGAAACCGAG gAATGATAGTTCTGGTGCACCCACACCACGTTCCTGGTTTGGTCCAAACGGGCAGTACATCAGAGAGCTACCCTGCCCAAGTTGCCGGGGTAGAGGTTATACTCCTTGTACAGAGTGTGGAATAGAGAGGACCAGATTAGACTGTTCACAATGTAATGGGAAG GGCATAATGGCTTGCCGACAATGTTTGGGTGATTGCGTCATATGGGAAGAGTCGATTGATGAACGACCATGGGAGAAAGCTCGCTCTAA GTCTCCACTCAAAGTAAAGGAAGATGATGAAGTTGACAACTTAGATATAAAGCTGGGCATGAAGAAGAAATCAAAGCGTGTTTACCAATCACAGCCTCCTGAAGTAGGATTAAAAATTAGCCGCTCACTGAAA AGTCTCAATGCCAAAACAGGCCTTTTTAGCAAGAGAATGAAGATCATACATAGTGATCCTAAACTTCATGCACAAAGAGTGGCTGCAATTAAG AAAGCCAAAGGAACAACTGCAGCACGAAGGCGTGCTTCCGAAGCTTTAAAAGCTTTCTTTAGTGATCCAGAAAATCGTCGCAAGAGGAGCATTGCCATGAAAG GAGTAAAATTTTACTGTAGAAACTGTGGACGTGAGGGACACAGGAGACACTATTGTCTAGAACTTAAGGATAGTTTGATAGATAGACGGTTCAAGTGTCGGTTATGTGGAGAAGAGGGTCACAACAGAAGAACCTGCCGAAAGTCAAGGTCAAGCAATCAGGGAGACACAGTTAAGAGGAATCATCGTTGCAGACTATGTCATCAAAGCGGCCACAACCGCAGGACTTGCCCTCAAGTGATTGGGGTAAAGTTGAGTGGCACTCATGCCACAAGAGGCTCTCCTACTGGAAGCAGAACATGCACTTGCCAGTTGTGCCGAGAAAGAGGGCACAATATTCGGACATGCCCTCGAAGAATTATAAATCCGTCGTTGATTAATCCTCAATCTGAAGAAATAAAGGAGTGA